In Lacibacter sp. H375, one DNA window encodes the following:
- a CDS encoding amidophosphoribosyltransferase: MSDEIKHECGLAFIRLRKPFSHYQKQYGSVLYGLNKLYLLMEKQHNRGQDGAGIAAVKLDVEPGYPFLHRLRSSANQPIADLFFKVGQEVQELEKYQPDIKQHAGLMKGHLPFLGEQMLGHLRYGTQGKNNVEFCHPFIKRNTHPARNLALAGNFNLVNTDELFGLVNIDPGEFQRQSDLAAMMEVVHHFLVKEDEVSPNSPSVFNVLKKATPLFDGGYTIGGMTGNGAGFVMRDAHGIRPAYYYVDDEVIVAASERAAIRTTFNVGENEVLELMPGQALIVEANGQYHIEQILEPKERRACSFERIYFSRGSDEKIYRERITLGHKLSKRILEHIDYDLKNTIFSYIPNTAEVAFYGLVKGMEEYLNQIKVQRIMSWGKDFDEEKLNEMITRKIRQEKIAIKDVKLRTFITEDSSRNEMVQHVYDITYGTVQKGVDTLVVIDDSIVRGTTLKESIVRMLGRLGPKKIIVVSSAPQIRYPDCYGIDMSKLGDFVAFRAAMELLKERGMTDLIDEVHTTIKELQRNNQLHTENVVRRLYKPFTTEEISDKIAQLITPAGFTIPVQVIYQNIEDLHASCPTNTGDWYFTGNYPTPGGNRVCNKALLNYLDGKNVRGY; this comes from the coding sequence ATGAGCGACGAAATAAAACACGAATGCGGCTTGGCCTTCATTCGTTTACGCAAACCCTTCTCTCATTACCAGAAACAATATGGCTCCGTGCTGTATGGCCTTAACAAGCTGTACCTGCTCATGGAAAAACAACACAACCGTGGACAGGATGGTGCCGGTATTGCAGCTGTTAAACTTGATGTAGAACCGGGTTATCCTTTTCTCCATCGTTTAAGAAGCAGCGCCAATCAGCCTATTGCCGATCTGTTCTTTAAAGTAGGACAGGAAGTGCAGGAGTTGGAAAAATATCAACCCGATATTAAACAGCATGCCGGGTTAATGAAAGGCCATCTTCCATTTCTTGGTGAGCAAATGTTGGGTCATCTTCGGTATGGTACCCAGGGTAAAAACAATGTTGAGTTTTGCCATCCTTTTATAAAGCGCAACACTCACCCTGCACGTAACCTGGCATTGGCCGGTAATTTCAATCTCGTAAATACAGATGAGTTATTTGGTTTGGTGAATATTGATCCGGGTGAGTTTCAACGCCAGAGTGATTTAGCTGCTATGATGGAAGTCGTTCATCATTTCTTAGTGAAAGAAGATGAGGTTAGTCCTAACAGTCCGTCGGTATTTAATGTGCTGAAAAAAGCAACACCTTTATTTGATGGTGGTTATACCATTGGTGGCATGACCGGTAATGGCGCAGGTTTTGTAATGCGTGATGCACATGGTATTCGTCCTGCGTATTATTATGTGGATGATGAAGTAATTGTTGCAGCAAGCGAACGTGCAGCCATCCGTACCACCTTCAATGTTGGCGAAAATGAAGTATTAGAACTGATGCCCGGGCAAGCACTTATTGTGGAGGCAAACGGGCAATATCATATTGAACAAATACTTGAACCAAAAGAACGCAGGGCTTGTTCATTTGAGCGTATTTATTTCAGCCGGGGTAGTGATGAAAAAATTTATCGTGAGCGTATCACCCTTGGTCATAAACTCAGCAAACGTATTCTTGAACATATTGATTATGATTTGAAGAATACGATCTTCTCATACATTCCGAATACAGCTGAAGTGGCATTTTATGGTTTGGTGAAAGGGATGGAAGAATATCTCAACCAGATCAAAGTACAACGTATCATGAGTTGGGGTAAAGATTTTGATGAAGAGAAGTTGAACGAGATGATCACACGTAAGATCAGGCAGGAAAAAATTGCGATCAAGGATGTGAAGCTGCGTACGTTTATTACGGAAGATAGCAGCCGTAACGAAATGGTACAACACGTATATGATATTACATACGGTACTGTTCAGAAGGGTGTTGATACGTTGGTGGTGATCGATGATTCAATTGTACGTGGTACAACATTAAAAGAAAGTATTGTGCGTATGTTGGGTCGTCTTGGTCCAAAAAAGATCATTGTTGTATCAAGTGCACCGCAGATCCGTTACCCCGATTGTTATGGTATTGATATGAGTAAGCTGGGTGATTTTGTGGCATTCCGTGCAGCAATGGAATTGTTGAAAGAAAGAGGAATGACTGACCTGATCGATGAAGTGCATACCACCATCAAAGAGTTACAACGCAACAATCAATTGCATACTGAGAATGTTGTTCGCCGATTATATAAGCCATTTACAACAGAAGAGATCAGCGATAAAATTGCACAGCTCATCACACCGGCAGGATTTACTATTCCTGTACAGGTGATCTATCAGAATATTGAGGATCTGCACGCCAGCTGCCCTACCAACACAGGAGATTGGTATTTCACCGGTAACTATCCAACCCCTGGAGGTAACAGGGTATGTAACAAAGCGTTACTCAATTATCTTGATGGGAAAAATGTGCGTGGATATTAA
- a CDS encoding NADPH-dependent FMN reductase, whose amino-acid sequence MNIEIISGSPRENSVTHRVALFLQKLLTARTAHTVNIIDAREWDLPLLQNVFVSVDATPEEFKPLSKRMFDAHAFILVTPEYNGSYTPVMKNILDHYPKQSHKAFGIVTASTGIMGGIRATQQMQLLINALFGIASPHMLVVGNVDKKFDEDGNLLDEAYQKSIDVFVREFLWLAQSLHPESVLN is encoded by the coding sequence ATGAACATCGAAATAATATCTGGCAGTCCGAGAGAAAACAGCGTAACACATCGTGTTGCTTTGTTCCTCCAAAAACTGCTGACTGCAAGAACAGCACACACTGTAAACATAATTGATGCAAGAGAATGGGATCTCCCTTTGCTGCAAAATGTATTTGTTTCAGTTGATGCTACACCAGAGGAGTTTAAACCTTTAAGCAAACGAATGTTCGATGCGCATGCGTTTATTTTAGTGACCCCGGAATACAACGGTAGCTACACGCCAGTGATGAAAAATATATTGGATCATTATCCAAAGCAAAGTCACAAAGCATTTGGGATCGTTACTGCCAGCACGGGAATCATGGGCGGAATCCGTGCAACACAGCAAATGCAGTTGCTGATCAATGCTTTATTCGGTATTGCCAGCCCTCATATGTTGGTGGTTGGGAATGTAGATAAGAAATTCGACGAAGACGGAAACCTGCTTGATGAAGCTTATCAAAAAAGCATAGATGTATTTGTTCGGGAATTTTTATGGCTTGCACAGAGCCTTCATCCCGAATCAGTCCTTAATTAA
- a CDS encoding OsmC family protein, with amino-acid sequence MINSFIGAEKYKVTHSNGRHQFYADEPVEKGGMDTAPTPDELLESALASCTLVTLRMYTDHKQWNVGSIDLSVSLKREDGKTIITRQLKFEHQLSEVQIQRLVQVAKNCPVSKTLSAASELNVEII; translated from the coding sequence ATGATCAACTCATTCATTGGCGCAGAAAAATATAAAGTAACACATAGCAATGGCCGTCATCAGTTTTATGCTGATGAACCGGTTGAAAAAGGAGGAATGGATACTGCGCCAACACCTGATGAGTTGTTAGAATCAGCATTGGCTAGTTGCACCTTGGTCACCTTGCGGATGTATACCGATCATAAGCAATGGAATGTTGGCTCAATTGATCTTTCAGTTTCGTTGAAACGTGAAGATGGCAAAACAATCATCACCCGGCAATTGAAATTTGAGCATCAACTTTCAGAGGTTCAAATACAACGATTGGTACAGGTAGCAAAAAATTGCCCTGTGTCAAAAACACTTTCTGCCGCATCAGAGTTGAACGTTGAGATCATCTGA
- a CDS encoding pirin family protein → MKQIKYTRKAAPAHMVGDGFKVRTFISSAMWKDMSPFLMLDYIEPTNYLPTDHPRGVDVHPHKGFETVSILWDGALAHEDSSGGKGKLFAGDVQWMTAGAGILHKEFHEEEFSKKGGLLHGAQLWVNLPAKDKSTPPAYQDIRSNNIPEIQIGDDKGKIRIIAGEMNGVKGPANTFTRINIFDAHAKADASFDLNVVDGDHTTLLVLKGTVLINDDKTAREGDMLIFDNSGEKIHIQTNNVTHLLLLSGEPITEPVAAYGPFVMNTQQEIMEAIDDYNAGKFGNLN, encoded by the coding sequence ATGAAACAGATCAAGTATACAAGGAAAGCGGCTCCCGCTCATATGGTTGGAGATGGTTTTAAGGTAAGAACATTTATTTCGTCGGCAATGTGGAAAGACATGAGCCCTTTCCTGATGCTTGATTACATTGAACCGACAAACTATTTGCCTACTGATCATCCTCGTGGTGTAGATGTACATCCGCACAAAGGTTTTGAAACCGTAAGTATTTTGTGGGATGGCGCATTGGCACACGAAGACAGCAGTGGTGGCAAAGGCAAATTGTTTGCAGGTGATGTGCAATGGATGACGGCAGGTGCCGGGATTCTGCATAAAGAATTTCATGAAGAAGAATTCAGTAAGAAAGGTGGCTTATTACATGGTGCCCAACTTTGGGTGAACTTGCCAGCAAAAGATAAATCAACTCCACCTGCTTATCAGGATATCCGTTCGAACAATATTCCTGAGATACAGATAGGAGATGATAAAGGAAAGATCCGCATCATTGCAGGTGAAATGAACGGCGTGAAAGGGCCAGCCAATACATTTACCCGCATTAATATTTTTGATGCACATGCAAAAGCAGATGCTTCATTCGATCTGAATGTGGTTGATGGTGATCATACAACGTTACTTGTATTGAAAGGAACTGTTCTCATCAATGATGATAAAACAGCACGTGAAGGCGACATGCTGATATTTGACAATAGCGGTGAGAAAATCCATATCCAAACAAATAATGTAACACACTTGTTATTGTTAAGTGGTGAACCAATTACCGAGCCTGTTGCAGCGTATGGACCCTTTGTGATGAACACACAACAGGAAATTATGGAAGCAATTGATGATTATAATGCCGGTAAATTTGGGAATCTTAATTAA
- a CDS encoding YceI family protein produces the protein MATYKIDASHSDIIFKVKHLMITTVTGQFKSFDATLTGEADDFSDAVVTFTADVNSVDTRSEQRDAHLKSEDFFAADKYPQLKFVSTSVNKTDDGLVLKGDLTIRDVTKSIELKADYNGVVVDPWGQTKVGFEAEGKIKRKEFGLGWDAVTEAGGIVVSDDVKLQFHVQFVKQ, from the coding sequence ATGGCAACGTACAAAATTGATGCATCGCACAGCGACATTATCTTCAAAGTAAAACACCTTATGATCACAACAGTAACAGGACAATTTAAATCGTTTGATGCAACCTTAACCGGTGAAGCGGATGATTTCAGCGATGCGGTTGTAACTTTTACTGCAGATGTCAACAGTGTTGATACCCGTAGCGAACAACGTGATGCACACTTAAAAAGCGAAGATTTCTTTGCTGCTGATAAATACCCACAATTGAAATTTGTTTCTACCTCAGTTAATAAAACAGATGATGGTTTGGTATTGAAAGGCGACTTAACAATACGTGATGTAACAAAATCAATTGAACTGAAAGCTGATTACAATGGTGTTGTTGTAGACCCATGGGGACAAACAAAAGTTGGTTTTGAAGCAGAAGGGAAAATAAAACGTAAAGAATTTGGATTGGGTTGGGATGCCGTAACAGAAGCAGGTGGCATCGTGGTAAGTGATGATGTGAAACTTCAGTTTCATGTTCAGTTTGTAAAACAATAA
- a CDS encoding pirin family protein has translation MKAVLHKSATRGHANHGWLNSYHSFSFAGYYNPERIHFGALRVLNDDSVAAGMGFGTHPHDNMEIISIPLSGDLKHKDSMGNEAIIKQGDIQVMSAGTGISHSEMNANNDTDVKFLQIWVFPNKKNVQPRYGQITLDESKMKNNLLQVLSPNADDEGVWIHQDAWFSLGNLDKGITKEYKLKGINSGVYAFVLEGDVTINGESLNKRDGLGISETDTLNITADSDARLLLMEVPMLN, from the coding sequence ATGAAAGCAGTATTACATAAATCAGCAACAAGAGGCCACGCCAACCATGGCTGGCTCAACAGTTACCATAGTTTCAGCTTTGCCGGTTATTATAACCCGGAGCGGATTCATTTTGGTGCACTACGTGTATTGAACGATGATTCAGTAGCGGCAGGCATGGGCTTTGGAACACACCCACACGATAACATGGAAATTATTTCCATTCCATTGAGTGGAGATCTGAAACATAAGGACAGTATGGGTAATGAAGCCATCATTAAGCAAGGCGATATCCAGGTGATGAGCGCAGGCACTGGTATTTCACATAGTGAAATGAATGCCAACAACGATACCGACGTAAAGTTCTTACAGATATGGGTATTCCCAAATAAGAAAAATGTGCAGCCCCGTTACGGACAGATCACATTGGATGAAAGTAAAATGAAGAATAATCTGTTACAGGTGCTAAGTCCTAATGCGGATGATGAAGGCGTATGGATTCATCAAGATGCATGGTTCAGCCTTGGTAATCTTGATAAAGGAATTACCAAAGAGTATAAACTAAAAGGAATCAACAGCGGGGTATATGCGTTTGTATTGGAAGGGGATGTAACCATTAACGGAGAATCGCTCAACAAACGTGATGGTCTTGGTATCAGCGAAACAGATACACTCAATATTACAGCAGATTCTGATGCAAGATTATTGCTGATGGAAGTACCCATGCTCAACTAA
- a CDS encoding MarR family winged helix-turn-helix transcriptional regulator: MKLEQAIQSVNFKDETHKAGLNILYTAWWLKTLMSRELKNFGLTHEQYNVLRILKGKAPDDMCVKDIAGRMIEKSSNVPRIIDRLVLKKLVKRTTDLNDKRHTVMSLTGAGLNILELSTQRINNLFEEMIQMNEASAAKLNDLLEQIRAKES, from the coding sequence GTGAAATTAGAACAAGCCATACAAAGTGTGAATTTTAAAGACGAAACCCACAAGGCAGGCCTAAATATCCTGTACACTGCCTGGTGGTTAAAGACATTGATGAGCAGGGAATTAAAAAATTTTGGCTTAACACATGAACAGTACAATGTACTCCGCATCTTAAAAGGAAAGGCGCCCGATGACATGTGCGTGAAGGATATAGCGGGCCGGATGATCGAAAAAAGCTCGAATGTACCAAGGATTATTGATCGTTTGGTGCTGAAGAAACTGGTGAAGCGAACCACTGATTTGAACGATAAACGTCATACGGTGATGTCACTCACTGGAGCAGGTCTTAACATTTTGGAGTTGAGTACACAACGCATCAACAACCTGTTTGAAGAAATGATTCAAATGAATGAAGCTTCAGCCGCAAAGTTGAATGATCTGCTTGAGCAGATCAGAGCAAAAGAAAGTTGA
- a CDS encoding peptidylprolyl isomerase, with the protein MKKIFTVIALLAVLFVQAQTKKIVADKIIGVVGDRIMLKSDIDNQINDAKSKDYDLPPDASCYLMQQLIINKMLAIQAEKDSLPVSDEEIEADVDNRIRYFIQQYGSKEVIEQITGKTIYQFREEMREPIKESKLATAMRGKIVENVKITPTEVRAFFNKIPKDSLAFYETELEIGEIVVYPKAGREMEEYAQEELKEFKRQVESGSKKMEFLASQYSEDPAAKENAGLYVLNRNDNQWDPTFFNTAMSLKEGQVSRVIKSKFGYHIIQCLSKNGEEVTVRHILKIPRINEPDIKDAINKLDTVRSKLIAGTLKFGEAVSKYSDEENSKFTAGMMRGKDGTSIIYIDDLDKEMVPLLEKLKPGEFAQPTAFTDPQGKKGVRLIYLVSRTAPHRENIENDYSKIAGRALEEKKEKELQKWFIKNSNTFYVQIEDEYKDCAPIKAILGSTVKN; encoded by the coding sequence ATGAAAAAAATATTTACTGTTATTGCGTTATTAGCTGTGTTGTTTGTGCAGGCACAAACAAAGAAAATTGTAGCTGATAAAATCATTGGTGTTGTTGGGGATCGTATTATGTTGAAGTCGGATATCGACAACCAGATCAACGATGCGAAGAGCAAAGATTATGACCTACCTCCTGATGCATCATGTTATTTGATGCAACAGCTCATCATTAATAAAATGCTGGCAATCCAGGCTGAAAAGGATTCACTTCCTGTGAGTGATGAAGAGATAGAGGCAGATGTTGACAATCGTATCCGCTATTTTATTCAGCAATATGGTTCAAAAGAAGTGATCGAACAGATCACCGGTAAAACCATTTACCAGTTCCGTGAAGAAATGCGTGAACCCATCAAGGAAAGCAAACTGGCTACAGCTATGCGTGGTAAGATCGTTGAAAATGTAAAGATCACTCCAACAGAAGTAAGAGCATTCTTCAATAAGATACCAAAAGACAGTCTTGCATTTTACGAAACAGAATTAGAGATCGGTGAAATCGTGGTATATCCAAAAGCCGGTCGTGAAATGGAAGAGTATGCACAGGAAGAATTAAAAGAATTCAAGCGCCAGGTTGAAAGTGGTTCAAAGAAAATGGAATTCCTTGCTTCTCAATACAGTGAAGATCCTGCAGCAAAAGAAAATGCCGGGTTGTATGTGTTGAATAGAAACGATAATCAATGGGACCCAACTTTCTTTAATACGGCTATGAGTTTAAAAGAAGGACAGGTTTCAAGAGTCATTAAATCAAAATTCGGTTACCACATCATTCAATGCTTATCAAAAAATGGTGAAGAAGTAACTGTAAGACATATTCTGAAAATACCACGCATTAATGAGCCTGATATTAAAGATGCCATCAATAAGCTTGATACAGTTCGTTCTAAATTAATTGCCGGAACCTTGAAGTTTGGTGAAGCGGTTAGCAAGTATTCTGATGAAGAAAATTCAAAATTTACGGCTGGTATGATGCGTGGAAAAGATGGTACATCAATTATTTACATTGATGACCTCGATAAAGAAATGGTGCCTTTACTGGAAAAATTAAAACCAGGTGAATTTGCACAACCAACAGCTTTCACTGATCCACAAGGTAAGAAAGGTGTTCGTTTGATCTACCTGGTTAGCCGTACAGCTCCGCATAGAGAGAATATAGAAAATGATTACAGCAAAATTGCTGGTCGTGCATTAGAAGAAAAGAAAGAAAAAGAACTGCAAAAGTGGTTCATTAAGAATTCGAACACATTTTATGTGCAGATCGAGGACGAATACAAGGATTGTGCACCCATAAAAGCCATTCTCGGGAGCACTGTAAAAAACTAA
- the infB gene encoding translation initiation factor IF-2 produces MSESNTPRLMAAAKEFNIGKDTLIDFLANKGFNKDDLKPTAKLTEGMYRALQAEFSSDKLAKAKSDQIEIPKGGMSDLKKKKEEEDISIRKEVKKVVKEEPKVEEVKPVEPPVVVEQPQVVVVAEVPKVEEVVVQPQPEPEVTKVEAPEVEGPKIITKIDLDKIDSSTRPKKIEKKKKEEPKEEVVVPEVKEEVVAPVAVTEEPVAEEDEEVVIENIKADKLEGPKILGKIELPVNSDTRPKPVITDKDKEKRKRKRIPIDKKGSQPPQGGGQQQGQGGQQGGGFQNRGGQQQGGGQRRDGGSRIGPPQRAGNRPAITRREDKVIDAKEIQEKLRETQAKLSGQGGRGKSLKAKYRKLKRDEMADNMPEGGEDNKLQVTEFISAAELASLMDVSATDVVAKCFSLGMMVSINQRLDAELIELVAGEFGFEVEFIDMEKQAEMEEEDDEDDVDSLKPRAPIVTIMGHVDHGKTSLLDYIRNANVVSGEAGGITQHIGAYEVTNAAGKKITFLDTPGHEAFTAMRARGAKVTDVAVIVVAADDAVMPQTKEAISHAQAAGVPMIFAVNKIDKDGANPQKIYEQLSQMNILVEEWGGKFQSQELSAKKGLNVDKLLEKILLEAELLDLKANPDKEGTGSIIEASLDKGRGYVATILVQNGTLKQGDLIVSGQYYGRIKAMFNERNQRIEKAGPSTPVQILGLNGAPQAGEKFKVYEDEAEAKEIAGRRAQILREQGIRTKKHITLDEIGRRLALGNFKELNLIIKGDVDGSVEALTDSLQKLSTEEIAVNVVHKAVGQISEADVTLASASDAILIGFNVRPSLQASRLAEQEGVEIKNYSIIYNAIEEVKSAMEGLLEPKITEKEVATVEIREVYKFDKATVAGCYVLEGKMKRDAKIRLFRDGVLVYPRTEGGFAELGSLKRFKDDAKEVASNMECGLTIKNFADLNVGDTIVAFEEEEVKRTL; encoded by the coding sequence ATGTCAGAAAGTAATACACCACGTTTAATGGCCGCAGCCAAGGAGTTCAATATCGGTAAGGACACCCTTATTGATTTTTTGGCCAACAAAGGCTTCAATAAAGACGATCTTAAGCCCACTGCAAAGCTTACGGAAGGAATGTACCGTGCGTTGCAGGCAGAATTCTCATCTGATAAACTGGCGAAAGCAAAAAGTGATCAGATCGAAATTCCGAAGGGCGGTATGTCTGATTTGAAGAAGAAAAAAGAAGAAGAGGACATTTCGATCAGGAAGGAAGTAAAGAAGGTTGTAAAAGAAGAGCCAAAGGTGGAAGAAGTAAAACCGGTTGAGCCGCCGGTAGTGGTAGAACAACCTCAAGTGGTAGTGGTGGCAGAAGTACCAAAAGTTGAAGAGGTAGTAGTTCAACCACAACCAGAGCCAGAAGTAACAAAGGTGGAAGCTCCGGAAGTGGAAGGTCCAAAGATCATAACCAAGATCGATCTTGATAAAATCGATTCATCTACTAGACCTAAGAAGATCGAAAAGAAAAAGAAAGAAGAACCAAAAGAAGAAGTGGTTGTTCCTGAAGTAAAAGAAGAAGTTGTGGCACCGGTAGCAGTTACAGAAGAACCTGTTGCAGAAGAAGATGAAGAAGTAGTAATTGAAAACATTAAAGCCGACAAACTGGAGGGACCTAAGATCCTCGGTAAAATTGAACTTCCTGTTAATTCCGATACAAGACCTAAGCCTGTTATTACAGATAAGGATAAAGAAAAGCGTAAACGCAAACGTATCCCTATCGATAAGAAAGGCAGTCAACCTCCGCAAGGTGGTGGTCAGCAACAAGGTCAGGGTGGCCAGCAAGGGGGTGGCTTCCAAAACAGAGGTGGCCAGCAACAAGGTGGTGGTCAGCGTAGAGATGGCGGATCGAGGATCGGACCTCCTCAAAGAGCAGGTAACCGTCCGGCGATCACCCGTCGTGAAGACAAAGTGATCGATGCAAAAGAGATCCAGGAAAAACTTCGTGAAACACAAGCCAAACTTTCAGGCCAGGGTGGTCGTGGTAAGAGCTTAAAGGCTAAATACCGCAAACTCAAGCGTGATGAAATGGCTGATAATATGCCGGAGGGTGGCGAAGACAACAAGCTGCAGGTAACAGAATTCATCAGTGCTGCTGAATTGGCAAGTTTGATGGATGTATCAGCAACTGATGTTGTGGCAAAATGTTTTAGTTTGGGTATGATGGTTTCAATCAACCAGCGTCTTGATGCGGAATTGATTGAATTGGTGGCTGGTGAATTCGGCTTTGAAGTTGAGTTCATTGATATGGAGAAGCAGGCAGAAATGGAGGAAGAAGATGATGAAGATGATGTTGACAGCCTGAAGCCACGTGCACCGATTGTTACCATTATGGGTCACGTTGATCATGGTAAAACATCATTGCTCGATTATATCCGAAATGCAAATGTAGTATCTGGCGAGGCGGGAGGTATTACCCAACACATTGGTGCGTATGAAGTAACCAATGCTGCAGGTAAAAAGATCACCTTCCTCGATACACCGGGTCACGAAGCGTTTACGGCTATGCGTGCCCGTGGTGCCAAGGTTACGGATGTTGCCGTGATTGTTGTAGCAGCAGATGATGCCGTAATGCCGCAAACAAAAGAGGCCATCAGCCATGCGCAGGCAGCTGGTGTACCAATGATCTTTGCAGTAAACAAGATCGATAAAGACGGAGCTAATCCGCAAAAGATATACGAACAGTTATCACAAATGAATATTCTTGTTGAAGAGTGGGGCGGTAAATTCCAAAGCCAGGAACTCTCTGCCAAGAAAGGATTGAATGTAGATAAGCTCCTTGAAAAAATATTGCTGGAAGCTGAATTGCTTGATCTGAAAGCCAATCCTGATAAGGAAGGTACCGGATCAATCATTGAAGCATCGTTGGATAAAGGACGTGGTTATGTTGCAACAATTCTGGTTCAGAACGGAACACTTAAACAAGGTGATCTGATCGTTTCCGGACAATACTACGGACGTATCAAAGCCATGTTCAACGAACGAAACCAGCGTATTGAAAAAGCAGGTCCCTCAACACCGGTTCAGATACTTGGTTTAAATGGTGCACCACAGGCGGGTGAGAAATTTAAAGTGTATGAAGACGAAGCTGAAGCAAAAGAAATTGCCGGCCGTCGTGCACAGATCCTGCGTGAACAAGGTATCAGAACCAAGAAACATATTACGCTCGATGAGATCGGTCGCCGTTTGGCATTGGGTAACTTTAAAGAACTTAACCTCATCATCAAAGGTGACGTGGATGGTTCAGTAGAAGCCTTAACCGATTCATTGCAGAAATTGTCAACAGAAGAAATTGCAGTGAATGTGGTCCACAAAGCAGTTGGTCAAATCTCTGAAGCTGACGTAACATTGGCAAGTGCATCTGATGCGATCCTGATTGGCTTTAACGTTCGTCCATCATTGCAGGCATCACGTCTGGCTGAGCAGGAAGGTGTAGAGATCAAGAACTACTCCATCATCTATAATGCTATCGAAGAAGTGAAGAGTGCGATGGAAGGCTTGCTGGAACCGAAGATCACAGAAAAAGAAGTTGCTACAGTTGAAATACGTGAAGTGTACAAGTTTGATAAGGCAACTGTTGCAGGTTGTTATGTGCTCGAAGGAAAAATGAAACGTGATGCGAAGATCCGTTTGTTCCGTGATGGTGTATTGGTATACCCACGTACAGAAGGTGGTTTTGCAGAACTGGGTAGCTTGAAACGTTTCAAAGACGATGCGAAAGAAGTAGCATCGAATATGGAATGTGGTTTAACGATCAAAAATTTCGCAGATCTGAACGTAGGCGATACCATTGTTGCCTTTGAAGAAGAAGAAGTGAAACGAACATTATAA